In the Pocillopora verrucosa isolate sample1 chromosome 4, ASM3666991v2, whole genome shotgun sequence genome, AACCCAGCTGTTACAAAATTGTCTATAATATGCTAATATTATTGATTATTGCTGCCGCTATTTTGAAACCAGTTCAATGACCTGAACAAATTCACATCAGATGGTAAGCAAAACAACGTAACCTGCTGCTCATAGCCACTGATAAAGAAGACTTCACTGTAAATTACGGTTTTAGAGAGCTGGGCAACCCATGTTTCCACGACCAGAGCATTCACGCACTCGGCGATTCTTCAAATTGTATAGAGGATAAAAAACCTTTCATTCAAGACTTAACTTGGAATGTTGCAGTGCATAAATGTTACTTTACTACTCGGGGTACTAAAACAAAAGGCTAAGATAGTTCAGCAACACTCACCTCGAAGAACCAACACGCCATTTTCCCAACTTGGTCGAGCAACATCTGACAAGTCTTTCAATAAGTCTAACGGAGTATTGTGACCCAATTCACGAAATGGAAACGGCTTTCCGATCATACATTTATAATCTCTCTGAATCTCTGCCACTGTGAGTCCATTTTGCACGGATAGAAGAAGCCCGCGAACATTTTTGGTGACCTCTTTGCGAAGAGCTTCTTCATCGTTTCCACGTGTCGACTTTTCGTCCTTGGCTGCCATCGTCTGAGCTCCTAACATGTTACTTCATTAGTTTCACGTGTAAAACACTACTAATAGCCTCTCTGTATTCAAGGACGAGAGACAAGGCTTGCTGCTTCCCTTGGACTTCCACATGTTAGGACTGGAGGATGTTTGAGTATCAGCAGTACAGCTTCGGCGGGAATGAAAACACACACTAGTTGAGTAACCTCGCCTCCATGAAGACCGAGGAAAACTGGAAAGCATTGATCGAACAGCActtttccaagatggcggaccATGAAAGCCTTTCAAGACGAAagctatttttcaattttaaacacGAAGCGTAGTTGTAAAATAGAACAATAGGAATGATACTCTAGCTGATTTCTTTGCAAAATGGAGTCAGTCACGGAAcaaatgaccaagacagatttAGGTTACGAAATACCTACTTGGGACAACTGGTCTCCCCTCGCAAAATTTTATCACCCTTTACAAGCTGGCAGCATTGATGGAACTGACACAGTGCCACATGATAAGGCAGTAATGCGTGCGATGCTTGCAAAGTGTAAGTTAAATTAGCTATTCATCGCCATTTGGTGAAATGCAGCTTATGCATATAGGTTTGcttgtaagtttgttttcccAGCTGTGTTTTAGTTATTATTAATTGCAGTCATTTCATTTTCGCTCGCTACATAATAAGATAGATTATAAACTCATTGTGGTTGGTTCTTAATCATGACTTATTTGAGGATATACGCACAGATGACATCAGCATAGATGATAATTTTATCTTCTTCTCTCTAGATAAGCCAAACAAAAGAGTAACTGGTGATCCAGACAGCACTTTATTTGTTGGAAAACTAAGCAAGGACACTAGTCAAGGTTAGAAATATCcaaatttataatatttttttccaacaaaaagagagaaactgATGGTTATTGTGATATTCACCAATAGTATTTAATGAACCTTATATGCTTAAAGAATCAGACTGTAGCAAAAGacaataaatacaaaaacagtGCAATACATGCAGCACTTGTAAACATAGTCAGAAGACTGCAGTTGTATTGTTTATACTCATAATCCAGCTctctttaatattttcttttagcaACTGTGTACAAGATATTTGCAAAATGTGGAGAAGTGACAAGATGTAGGCTAGTTAGAGATGTTGGTAAGTAGAATTTCTCAGAAAGTTGAACAATATATTATATATCATATCATAATTTCCTTGGCAATTGAGAGCATTTTGTGTTTAGTAGCAGGAAAATGTTGTAAAGTAAGAGGACTTTCTTCTCCATATctgatttaaccctttcacccccaagatctcattaattagcaattctccttactatctgccatacagttctggtgatgttggtttggagaatttggtattggatcaacttatattcccttaatttctatttttctttattctcatcccttgtctactcgatattgtattgatattgtaaagagaaattctgtcttgatcactcatgggagttaaagggttaaaaacagtTCAATTCATTGAAATCTAGCCACAGTtttcatattattatttttatgacTCAAAGTATTTTGATACAGAATTATACATTATGGGAAAGATTCTTCAATTGAGGTTTGTAATttgaacttttccttttcttacaGTGACTGGATTTTCCAAAGGCTATGCATTTGTGGAGTACAGAAGTGAGAGAGATGCTAATTTGGCCTGGAGGGTGAGTGGACTTTAAGTATGAACCTGAACTTGATAGCTCAAGGAAGGTAATGATCAGTTGTTTCATTCAATTACTCTAGGAACTACATGGTAAAGAAGTAGATGGCTGTACCATATTAGTAGAATATGAAGCTGCAAGATCTCTTAAAGGCTGGATCCCAAGACGTCTGGGTAAAGGCTATGTCTTTATTTGTTTGAATATCATGGAAACCTTTTGTTGTTAGAAGGCATTTAAAAAGATATCCAGATATCCTGTTGGAAGCATTAGATAGTGAGTTTTTTTTGCCAGTTAATGGAGTGTTTGAGAGCTAAAATGGAAGCAAACAATTAAAATCATTAGTCAAAGAAGTAAAAACTCAGTTGAAGGAAATACATGCTGTGGTGACCAAAGTAATAGAGGCAAAATATGTATGACCAACTCAAAGTATTATTTTGGGGTATGGCTTTACCTCTCATGGGTTTCAAGAAGTTGTATTCattttttgagtaaaaaacTGGTGCAAAAGTTAACAACACATAGGTAATAAATGTTTTAGCTAAGATTACTTTTCACACCAGTGGATAATGTTGAACAAAAAATTCAcaagtttttattattttaggaGGTGGCTTTGGAGGAAAGAAGGAATCTGGACAACTGAGGTTTGGAGGAAGGGATCGTCTCTTTAGAAGACCAATGTGAGTTGTTTAAAtacagtttgttttatttgttcaaaatccCCACTCCACCCCAACAGTTATAAATGAATTATATATTTCCAAATTAGGGACCTGCTGGAATCCAGTTATCATGGGTCATGCCTGAGCCTTGGTTGGTTCATTTTGGTCTTGTGCAAAATACTTGATTATTACATGGCAAAATAGTCCTGAGGTGAAACCGAGAGTTCtaattggttcttacttggtccATATTTTGGCATATTGACCGTATCCAAAAGCTGgcaaatttaaaaggaaaacgcTGGGGAATATTGACCCCCAGTCATTTTTGTAAAGACCTTCCTCTGCATTGTCTGTACTGTCACAACCTTGGGCCAATATTACTCAGTTAGTAAAAAACTATTAATTTTCACAGTACTTCCctgcacatttttttttgtttaaagggATGGgaaagaaagtttgaaagctgCCATGATTGTGCATGAGCTGTAAAAGAATTTTTCAGTGGTTGTTCTCCCGGCCTCCACAGTCCCTGTATCATTTGTCTTTGTAAGAGATCTGTTAGCCAGGGCGGCTTGTATTTGAACTTCAAGTCGTTGTAAAACATAATGACagattaatttactttttctttacaGTCCAACACAACAAATTGGAAACCAACACAAGTTTTTACGGGGTTCGCGAGATCACGAGGGAAATCGTGGACCACGTGAAAATCCCCGTGACACTTATCGTGAAAGAAACAACGACAACGTTCGTGAGAATTATTCCCAACGTGAGCGTGATCGTGATCGAGATGGATCTCGTGACAAACGGGAACGTGACAAAGAAAGCTCACGAAGCAGTTCTTACTTTCGTGATCGCGAGGGCGATACTGAAGGAAAGCAATACCGTGAGCGTGACAGTAATAGATCGCGTGATCGTTACAAAGACCGTGAACGTTATGAAGAAAGTGAAAGGTCTCGCGTTAAAGAAAGACATAGCCACCGCGAAAAACGAAGGGAAAGTTACGAGACTGGTGATAAAAGGAGATACGAAGAAGAAGACGGGGAGATGCGGTAGTGTGTAGTTCAAAGAAGCTTAATGCAGCTGTCGAGTGAACTATTTGTTGTCACCGAAAGGTAAGCCTTGCAATTCTAAGGATGGCAACAAACCGGTATTGACCTTTCAAGTAATGCAAGAAAGGAGATTCGCTTCTCGATGAGGCGGAAGAGCCACACAACGTCAATAATACTCGAAGTTATTCTTCCACTTTAATTAGTTCGTTGCGTTTGTAAGGGAGACAGAGTGAGGAATGCTTTAGTCTCGCAGAGTTGTTCATGATCATCTTGTGGATTGACAACACCGAGTTTATGGTAGAATGTTGAAAAGttatacaagaaaaaaagttgcTGCTTTTGGAATACTCGACTTACTTTGTTCGGACTCTTAGAGTAGCCTAAGGGTGATACCCCGAGGTAAATTAATTGAGTGtgaacaagagattataatctcttagTCTTAAATAAATTAACAGTTAAAAGGGAACTAATTTATTTGTGATCAGTTCACCGAAGCCTATTTTGTTTATCTCGGGGTTGTATGATATTCAACTTCCTTGTTTATACGAATGGTCTCATCTGCTGACGAGAATCAAACCTGCGATCAGGCGTTCTTTTTCCGGGGGGAGCGCGATACTGTAACAGCGCAGAAGGAGGCACCTGGGTGTTACTCCGCCTTCCTACTCTGGCGCAGCAGCACTATCATGTTTCCCCCCGGAAAAAGAGTGCCCGGTCGCAGTATAATTAGATGAAGATCTTTTCCAGTTCCGCGAATTTTGCTAACTGGCGGATATTGCTTGTGACGACTATTTATCATCGAAAAAACGTTTGAGTAAAGCTTATGGAGCATTCTTTGGAGATGAAAAAGTTCGTTCCTGAATTATGGTCAATATGACCTCTATGCAGTAGCATTTATATCCTTTCAtcgaaatgaaaattacttAGCAAACCCGCGCGAagcattttaaggaaaaaaaaaattcgttagTGACCAATAATTTTTGGTCAGAGCAAGGGACCttgtgtttaccgtctcttgatgaaaaatgtttaaactgGTATGCACGACTATTGAAATAATGCacgtttatatttatttatttatttacttgtctgaaaaaaggaaaactaggTGACAAAATCGCAGTATTATTTTCCCACTCAAtaacaatcaaaataaattgCCATGCCGTTACACTATAGATCAAGTCTCCTCAAATGAAGAAATAGTGGGGAACAAAACAACGAGAGAGGAGAGTCATTGTAATTTGCATAATCAAAGAACGGCCAGTCATCTAACGTAGCCAGACGTTGGCTTGGTCGTTTTAAAATGTTCGTGACGCACATCgttcattaaaattattatttctgtGCACAGCTGCGTAAAATTAAGCACTTGTGGGAACCGTGACGAATTTCCTTTGTGTTCTGTTTTGAGGTCAATCAAAATCCTTGCACGAATATCGGGCTGGGTAAAGTACGTGTAGTAAAAATCATGAGGTTTCAAAAAAATGAACCCAAATATCAGACGTTGACGTGCATGCAAATTTTACAATGATAGTGTGGTAATGTACTTCTAATAAAGTGACTCTTAATTCCATGTGAGTTGTTGACTATACACAATATTTTTAGTGAGTTGTTTATTGGTCTCTTGGGTGTTTAATCTGCCATATAAGGCAAGGCACGAGTTTCCAGCCGGTAGGTCTATGAAACAATGGATTTTATAGGCTACGAAGGTTGAAACGTCCGATACAGCATAATGAGCCATAAACAGTATTAGTCCTTACGGCAAGTAGGCAGCTATTATCGATTTGTGTTGGGGTCAGATGCCATATTTATACTGCTGATTCACAGAATTAGAATTTTCGCCCAATATTACTCGTTTCGAAATAATGACGTCCTCATTCTAAGCGAGAGGCTTTTTATTTGAcagtaatttgcatgaaaataGTAGCATCGTTTTCCGGCGAGTTTGTACAGAACTTAACTATTTCTAAAGAAGATTAAGTCAGCTTTTAAGTGATTTTCTGCATtaataaggtttgttttgaCACTTGGCTATTATGCAAAGTAATATCCGTCTATGCTTGCTCACAAATGTTAAACTTTGTGCAGAGGTCATTTACTAGATGAACGAGAATGGTCAATTTTTGACAAACTCTGAAAATAGAATTAGACTGgaaagttttccttctttttcttcttccttgaTGGACTAGTAACGCCCATTTATCATGTTTTCCTGAGTCTTCCTTTTGTGTAAACCTTTTGAGAACTATATACATAATAATTAAACACGACCGACTGTCGATCTAACCCTCATCCAGTTAGAAAATTTGCATGCTTTGGCCAAAGGAATTCAGTGCTAGCAACTGTAAACAATTAAATCTCCTGCAGCGATTGTGGAAATTTTAATCCAATAGGCTTTTGTACATAAagaactttaaattttcatataatttgtGGTAAACAATCGGACGCCGGCCAAGCGATTGATATCACCAATCAGCGAGTGTTGTGGCCTGTTCAAGTGCCTgcttcaaatatttatttaaccGTGTGACATCATCAATACACTTCCACGCATCACCGAGCATGAGCGAATTTAAGTCGCGGTTCTGGGAATTGTCGCGTCATTTCATAATTCTTTTAGACTCGAACTGCCAAGAGATTTCAAGCATTTAGGAAGTTTTACAATTTTCTAAAGGATTCACAATGATGGAAAAATCCCTGTCAAGTAAGGAGCAACTTTGTCATATCGTGGATCGTTAAGCGCCGGTCGCTGAATATTCATACAAACAGGTTGTCCATTACCAAGGAAAAATCTTTCGATATGACTACCGTTTTACCGGCATGGAAAGTGGAactgatagaaaagaagaagagaaaggaaCAAGACCAGCGACAGAAGCTCGAACAAGAGAAATTCCGCAAAACATCTATCCCAGAATGGAAGCGATcgctgatagaaaagaaaaaggagagtACCATCGATTCTCAGGAAGTTAAGGAACAAGCCTCACATGTCAATACTTTGTTTGGCCCACGGATTGTACGTAAGGCATCGCAGACCAATTCATTGGTCGTAAATTCAAGCTGTAAGCAAGTTGTCAAGAATGGAGAAGTAGACAAGACGAGAAAGATTGTAAATGATATAAACGCGAGCCAGGGTGGTCCTGCATTGTATTCAAGCCCCGCCGACACAAATAGTTGTGTTACCAAAGGTGTCGAGATTCCGACAGAACTGGAACACAAACCAAACAAACCGGGCACTCGAATAGAGATCGAAAGCAACCAGGAAAGTTCACAACGAGCGAATTTTATTGCAAACGGAGTGGACTTAAAGGCAACTTTGAATGATGATAACCCTTCCGTTTTAAACCCTAACAACGACATTAGACACGTCAAGACACCATCTGTTCTTAGCTATCGACGAATGTTCGAACATTCGAAACCAGAAATAAACGGCGAAACGAACGTGCCGCGACTCCTTAAAGGCACCGAAAATAAAGCCCGTGTTCGAAGCGATAAGAGGACTGTAGAAAGTGCCTTAGGCGCTGCTAATGGCGAATCACATCAATCTTCCTCACAATTGCAAATTTTGACCACAAGTGCCGTGGACAGTGTACAATCAATCCCTGAAACTGACAATTCATTAAGTTTGCACGTAGATTCGATCGAACGAAAATCATCTATTCTAAGACCTTTTGTCGCCCCTAAACCATACAAAAATTATGTCGCTACTCCTCCGTGGCTTAAACACGATGCATCGAAAAATTCTGCGTTCCTGGCTGGCAAGGAAGAGTTACTGGTAGCTAATGTTAATGGTGAAGTACCTAATGCCACAAAGGATTTGGAAACTTTAGATCACAAGAAAGATGTGGTTCTTGATTCTAAAGGGGAggatgattttgaaaattttgatggACAGCCACTGCGAGCCAAGTTTAACGATCACAGTGATCTGGTCATACCTCTCATAGATTCACAAAGAGAAGAAGCTTTACAAACATGTGCTCAGAAGACAATTGTACCACAGGAACAAAGTCTACAGAAATATTTACTTGTCAAGAATACAGACTCAAAAGAGGAAGTGAGATCCTTTAAGTGTGATGAAAATGTTGACAAACAAAAGTACATTCTGATGGAAGGGAAAAGTCAACAAGAATTAATTTCTTCCAATAATGTAGACAAAAAAATAGCTAGTGCCACTATAAACAATGTTTCCAACGTTCCCCATGAATCTTCAACTCCCAAAGCAGATGATATTTTAAATACAAGCTCTATTGATTCATTGCGGAGTAAGTTTGGTGCAGTGGGTGGTTTTCGAAAACGGACCCCATCTGAAGAAAATCTCTCTCTGAGAGGTAGTCAGTCTGAACCATTGAGTGAACAGGGATGTGTTATACGTAGGTCTGCAGAGTTAAAGAGACCTGCTCCTCCCATGAAGAGATGGTCAGCAGATGTTTTAAGTTTGATGTCAAAAccaattgatgatgatgatgatgatgatggagaTGTGTCAAATCTGTCTCCTCGCAGTGACACTAAATCTGCCCTTTCATCAGCTAACAGTCAACCCAAGAGACCACCTGCTCCTACAAAGAGATGGACAGCAGATGTCATGAGTGTAGTGTCACCACGGACTGATGACCGAGCCATAAATTCTTCATCTATAAGCGACTCTAGCAAGAAGTCTTCACCAAGCAGCAGTCTTGAAAGAGGCAAATCATCATCACTGATTGATGTTAGAGAAGATGCAAGTCATGAGTGCTTCCAGCATAAATCGAATGTTGCTCATGGGATTGAACACCGTGTAAACAAGCTGATAAGAAGAGCATCAGTGTCAGACCTGTTGCTTGTTGATGATGAAGAATCAGACTCAACAACTGAAGATGACCCTATAAGTGAGGCATACTTACATGGCACATTTGAGAATGAAATCACCTCCACCGATCATGTATTTACaccaaaagaaaatgatgagtTTTTGCCAACCACTGTTCATTCACCCGACCAAGATATCAAACCAGTATTTGCACGAAAGCGTAGTGTTTCAAGTGACATTGAGCACAGGGTTACAGAACTTCTTCATAGGCAGTTATCACAGCAATCAGACAATGATGATTCAGAAGAGGACAAGATCTTAGAAAGTGATTCAAAAGTGACTGTTGTCAAGGTGGAGGACAGTGTCAAAGAACTGACTCCAGAATCACTGAAAACTGAGACTGTGCATTTAGTTGAGACCAAGCCAGTTGCTCCTGCAGACCCTGAGCCTGCTGAGGCTTCAGAGCAGATCAAGCCAGCTAAGGGGTCTGTTCATAAGCTGTCAGCATTGTTTGGTTCCAGTATTTGGAAACCAAACAAGAAAGACAAGAGTGCACATGAAGAAAAATCCAAGAAAAAAGTTAACTATCTGGACATGTCACATGCTCCAGTGAAAACAGGCAAAAAAAGCTCATCAGAGGAAAAGGTTGATAGCAAGAAATCCAGTCTCTTTAACAGGTCTAACAAGACAGAGGCAAAGTCAGTGCAGAAGGAGAAACAGCAGTCAATTTTTCCTTGGATGAAAAAGAATAGCAAGGATAAAGAGAGTACACCAAGCCATAAAACAAAAGAGGTTATggacaaaaatcaaaagaacaatAGTGGTCACCCAAAGGATAATTCTGAAACAGTATCACTCTCTTCTCATGGTTTACGACCAGTGGGCAAGACTGGAAAGGTGGAGCAGCGGTTGGTGGGTAATGTTGTTATAATAAGCGATGCAAGCCATGACAACACACCTCCAAAGGGTGTTTACCACAAACCAAAATCAAGTGTTCAGATTTCTGAGCCACAGAAAGAGGAGAGTTATATGGGGAAAGTGAACCATCCAAAACCAGAGGAGAAAAGAGCTGAAATTTGTACTTCAGGTGTTGTGACCCAGGAATGGAATGGAAATTTGCAGAGCTCAGAAGTGGAAAAGAGCATGAGTGAGTCAGTTCCAATAACATCAATTGATGAGGTGCCAGTATCTGCCATTGACATCCCAGAGTTGCCTCATGATAGTGATGTCACTGTATCCGTGATTGATGTCCCACCTTCTCCAGATGTCCGtagtttccaaaatgtttcctttgtgAATGGTTTCCAAGAGAAAGTGGAACACACTGATGATGATGTTCATGTTTCAGTGATTGATGTGCCATCACCTGTTATCAACGAACAGGCAAATATCTTCCAGGATGGGTACTTGGAAACAGATGAATTTTCTGATGGCAGTGACGTGGATGATGTGGAAGGAAGCTATGATTTTGCCACTGGTGAAGTGACACACCTAGTTAATGGTGACATTTCTGAGGATGAGGATGAGGAGGATGAGGATGAGGAGGATGAGGATGAGGAGGATGGTGAAGAAGAACAGGAGGAGGACAATGACAATGAAGAGGATGTACCTATATCTTACATAGGAGCTGCCCCTCAGTATCCAGTACCTCAAGTGGTCTTTGACTCAGAGCCAGTCAAGTTAAAGTCATGTTTAAGTCCAAAGACAGAGAGAAGGAGGGTAAGTCTCATCCCaattttttatataattatcCTTTTTGAATTCCAAACAATACCTatattagtttagagaatttggctTTGGATGGACTcataatccccaaattgatatttttctctcttctcatcACCTCTTtgtttatattgtattgatattgtaaggagatattctgtcttggtcaatcatgggagttaaagggttgttTGAGTTACATCATGGTTTttcacctaaaaaaaattcattttcaatgtaCAAAATTCATCATTTGTATTACTGTGTTTGTCTTTATTATTGTTAACCATTCTAATCCTCCTTTgggttttctttcttcttttgtgtCTGGCTACCTTAAGTTAGCAAAATCAATGATGATTTCATAGTTTTGTTCTGGTTCAAGGCAATCTTCcttgactctcgataaattgcAAAAGGACTCAAAATACTATGACAGATTCTTCAAGTAGATGCATTTGCTACTGTGTAGCTGTGATAGTGAGATATTTTCATGTGAATGGAGAAAATTCTAACAAGCCTTTTGTTGTTGGTGATGGAAAAACCACTCAAAccaccaaaaaagaaaactagagCTGTGAACTGAAATAGTAAACATTCCTAAACCTTTCATTTTTAGTCAAACTATAATTTTATattgaaaagtaaacatttaGTTTTGTAAATTTGCATCATTTGACCTTCACCACTCAGATTAAAATTTGCCTATTTGCCTCTTCATGGTTATACTAATTAAATTAGGGAAAAAACCTCAATACAAACTAGTccaagatatatttattttccaTGAAAATGTGAGAAAATATGGAGACCATTATTCCCAGACTAAGAATTGTTGACAGCAGATGGTTTAATATCCATTTCATTAGGTCATTCCAATTTATATTAAATTTCAAGTGGcaataaacagttttaattagtaatgaaatgtatttgacattggggaaaaaaaagaaatcatgcAAGGAGTAATCTTTACTTAAAtagctgttttgttttattagtatttaatatttaaattagcgtaaataattcataatttttacttGTCCTTGGCTGGatcttcttttaacttttgagccaggaaaatgttttcacttttgaaaatattcaatattgtttttgtaCCTGATGAAAACTAATTATGGAAAACAgacattttaacaaaaaagcATTAACTGTCAAAACTTATGCAAGGCTTTTCTCACTATAGTGCCAAATTTTACTATTTCCATAATATTGATGACTCAATGAAATTGCgtgttaaattttattatttggggtttttgttttgttttgttttgtttttttgtagatCTTAAAGAGATACTCACTTATGATTTCAGACCATGAAAACTTGAACCAAATGgctttttaaaaagaatcttTCCTTTATTGCTCAACATTTGTAATTTGATAAAATCTTTGAGAGCTGCATTTTGTATTAAATATTCAGCAAATATTAAACCTGGCCCACCTGCATTTCTTTaccaagataaaaaaaatgtatgtgatatttaaatattaaatattaatgTAGTATTTCTTTTGTTCACAGTAACACATACAGataattacttttaaagcaGCTTATCACTTAAATTCAATACATCAGATGACCTTAAAATAGCTTTTACAcagaaatcaattttgatttgaGGATTACCTGTGACTCTCAGtagatgaaaaatgtttttcattttgctaatgaaaattatttgaatgtgtCTTTATTAACTACCATGTCATTAAAATATGTCTTATTTCTCTGTCCTAAGAACATGAATTGATAAGTCATGGTAACTGTCAAGGCAACTGTGTATTTGtcaataatttttccttttaagcaccaatataaaaaaaaccctaaaaatCCTTCAAGAATATTTAAGCAGAGGCAAAAGACTAGATTGTTAGTGTCTGAAGTATCACTTAGtatgatttttcagtttttatgttAACACAGGTGTAGTTTTGAAATatacacttaaaaaaaataacatgtgAAGTTCTCTGACTAGATTGTTCAATTGTCAAATGTAAATATACATGTGAAAATTTCAGCCAACTCTACAGTTGAGAATATAGCAATTAATCCAAACCTTGCACAAAGTTGACATTGTCTGTAGACTATGAatatatggattttttttttcatacaatgtgGAATCAATAGTCACTTTCATTGACCATCCATTATGAATcagcaactgtttttttttgttttttatttttcatgaaatttgaaaaagaaatgagtaTTTGTAATGTGCACCTGCTGAATAGGTGAAGGCTTCTCAACAAACTTCCTTTGATGTATCAACATTAGATTTAAATCATTATTGTTTGGAAATAGATGAAGGAAACTGAAGAAGCATGCTGATTGGATTTCTTTGTGTCCTCTGAACAGCTCTTAACTTCATTGTAAGGAGCCCTTTGAATCCAGCAAAAACTTTACAGTCAAACTCAAGCATAGGAAAATGCCCTAGAGCAAATTGCAACAAATTGTTTTTCCACACTTtgtttgctgttattcctttgGGAATAAAAGTTAAGTtttttgtctcacaatgtagtcACATATAATATAGATTGCGATGTttcaactgcatactgctagtcttcttcaggcgatgaggtaCTTGACTGGTCATGcatgatcttataaagcatgatgctctgctgtgattagtcGTTTTTCAGCAGCTCTGCTTcgtgcatttcgatccttgctgtttcgCTCAGTAATTTGCTCCCTCTGCAGTCCGCTGTTGCAtagctctcctgttgttgtgtttttttatcatgGGCATCTgcgcttctggaatttctattccactatccctgttgatgttgttagggtgaagtcttataaGACACAAAACGTTGCGATCTACATCATATGTGACTACTAAaccttttttacaaaatattccTTTGGGGTTTCTTAATTATTTGCCTCAAGTAATTAAGccacaaaattgttttgtgGACAATGAAAAGTCACACATCAGCAGAGAtcttaataaaaacaatatcaCTTTGATTTTCAGGTGAACAAAGTAAGAGTTTCTTTCAAGAGCACTCATACAGTACATGACTATCcttctgaagaaactgttgCATCAGTCTATGATGACTATGAAAGAAATGGCTCTAGGGAAAtaaaaaccttgcaaaattatCAACCTCCTGGCCTGGTCAATATGGAAAAGCAAATTGGGCAGATGGGAGGCCATTTTCA is a window encoding:
- the LOC131778722 gene encoding U11/U12 small nuclear ribonucleoprotein 35 kDa protein, whose translation is MESVTEQMTKTDLGYEIPTWDNWSPLAKFYHPLQAGSIDGTDTVPHDKAVMRAMLAKYKPNKRVTGDPDSTLFVGKLSKDTSQATVYKIFAKCGEVTRCRLVRDVVTGFSKGYAFVEYRSERDANLAWRELHGKEVDGCTILVEYEAARSLKGWIPRRLGGGFGGKKESGQLRFGGRDRLFRRPIPTQQIGNQHKFLRGSRDHEGNRGPRENPRDTYRERNNDNVRENYSQRERDRDRDGSRDKRERDKESSRSSSYFRDREGDTEGKQYRERDSNRSRDRYKDRERYEESERSRVKERHSHREKRRESYETGDKRRYEEEDGEMR
- the LOC131778697 gene encoding uncharacterized protein, which codes for MTTVLPAWKVELIEKKKRKEQDQRQKLEQEKFRKTSIPEWKRSLIEKKKESTIDSQEVKEQASHVNTLFGPRIVRKASQTNSLVVNSSCKQVVKNGEVDKTRKIVNDINASQGGPALYSSPADTNSCVTKGVEIPTELEHKPNKPGTRIEIESNQESSQRANFIANGVDLKATLNDDNPSVLNPNNDIRHVKTPSVLSYRRMFEHSKPEINGETNVPRLLKGTENKARVRSDKRTVESALGAANGESHQSSSQLQILTTSAVDSVQSIPETDNSLSLHVDSIERKSSILRPFVAPKPYKNYVATPPWLKHDASKNSAFLAGKEELLVANVNGEVPNATKDLETLDHKKDVVLDSKGEDDFENFDGQPLRAKFNDHSDLVIPLIDSQREEALQTCAQKTIVPQEQSLQKYLLVKNTDSKEEVRSFKCDENVDKQKYILMEGKSQQELISSNNVDKKIASATINNVSNVPHESSTPKADDILNTSSIDSLRSKFGAVGGFRKRTPSEENLSLRGSQSEPLSEQGCVIRRSAELKRPAPPMKRWSADVLSLMSKPIDDDDDDDGDVSNLSPRSDTKSALSSANSQPKRPPAPTKRWTADVMSVVSPRTDDRAINSSSISDSSKKSSPSSSLERGKSSSLIDVREDASHECFQHKSNVAHGIEHRVNKLIRRASVSDLLLVDDEESDSTTEDDPISEAYLHGTFENEITSTDHVFTPKENDEFLPTTVHSPDQDIKPVFARKRSVSSDIEHRVTELLHRQLSQQSDNDDSEEDKILESDSKVTVVKVEDSVKELTPESLKTETVHLVETKPVAPADPEPAEASEQIKPAKGSVHKLSALFGSSIWKPNKKDKSAHEEKSKKKVNYLDMSHAPVKTGKKSSSEEKVDSKKSSLFNRSNKTEAKSVQKEKQQSIFPWMKKNSKDKESTPSHKTKEVMDKNQKNNSGHPKDNSETVSLSSHGLRPVGKTGKVEQRLVGNVVIISDASHDNTPPKGVYHKPKSSVQISEPQKEESYMGKVNHPKPEEKRAEICTSGVVTQEWNGNLQSSEVEKSMSESVPITSIDEVPVSAIDIPELPHDSDVTVSVIDVPPSPDVRSFQNVSFVNGFQEKVEHTDDDVHVSVIDVPSPVINEQANIFQDGYLETDEFSDGSDVDDVEGSYDFATGEVTHLVNGDISEDEDEEDEDEEDEDEEDGEEEQEEDNDNEEDVPISYIGAAPQYPVPQVVFDSEPVKLKSCLSPKTERRRVNKVRVSFKSTHTVHDYPSEETVASVYDDYERNGSREIKTLQNYQPPGLVNMEKQIGQMGGHFQDPVTTPQQAGKSVVTVNESHSEIKYADEGQGFTDSTDYASALLF